One segment of Candidatus Bathyarchaeota archaeon DNA contains the following:
- a CDS encoding aspartyl protease family protein, which produces MEKSYLKVSRREGWRSAMGYVKVLGVLSDPAKRKSVEVEFLSDTGAGYMVVPPSLAEEIGLLPVEKMKVTLADRREVEALYSFAYVKVLGREAPVPVLIMDTPMPLIGSFTLQVLGLLVDPVKEEVRPSRPFAVGLLSTN; this is translated from the coding sequence ATGGAAAAATCTTATTTGAAGGTTTCCCGTAGAGAAGGATGGAGGTCGGCCATGGGATACGTTAAAGTCTTAGGGGTTTTAAGCGATCCGGCCAAGAGGAAGAGCGTGGAGGTTGAGTTCTTATCAGATACGGGTGCAGGATACATGGTTGTTCCGCCGAGCTTAGCTGAGGAGATAGGGTTGCTGCCCGTTGAAAAGATGAAGGTTACTTTGGCGGATAGACGCGAAGTTGAAGCATTATATAGTTTCGCGTATGTGAAGGTTCTCGGCAGAGAAGCGCCGGTGCCAGTGCTTATAATGGATACACCCATGCCGCTTATAGGTTCATTCACGCTTCAAGTTCTGGGGCTTCTAGTCGACCCCGTTAAAGAGGAGGTGAGGCCGAGCCGACCCTTCGCGGTGGGGCTCCTCTCAACGAATTGA
- a CDS encoding EamA family transporter: MEAARIGYLEIAAAAVLWGSNGVIVTVLPLASYGIAFLRLTVGCAALLLGLAATGRLSLLKTSHMRGLSLLGLLLALGWVLLFESMKRLTISEAVLLNYNAPIFVALLSPPLLGERLEKGTYTAVALASVGVALMALSRGGLGASRSITGVLLGLAAGLAYALFVILSKHMLEKVPSLTVSFYSYLLAAAWITPLIIGLDFALPRYSWILVLVLGVVNTALAVSVYLHGLKQVKAQDAAVLAYLEPASATAFGYVFLRETLNYTAILGGILIILGGYITLSKARRHPLRGA; encoded by the coding sequence TTGGAGGCGGCTAGGATAGGATACCTGGAGATAGCTGCGGCGGCGGTGCTATGGGGCTCCAACGGCGTAATCGTCACAGTTCTTCCTCTGGCATCCTATGGGATAGCTTTCCTAAGGCTTACCGTGGGCTGCGCCGCTTTACTCTTGGGCTTGGCGGCCACGGGGAGGCTCAGCCTCCTAAAGACCTCGCATATGAGGGGGTTATCCCTTCTAGGCCTGCTTTTAGCTTTGGGCTGGGTCCTCCTCTTCGAGTCCATGAAGCGTCTAACCATCTCGGAGGCCGTCCTCCTAAACTATAATGCCCCGATATTCGTGGCGTTGCTGTCCCCTCCGCTCCTCGGGGAGAGGCTGGAGAAGGGCACCTACACCGCCGTAGCCCTGGCCAGCGTAGGGGTCGCCCTCATGGCTTTGTCCCGTGGCGGCCTAGGTGCCTCAAGGAGCATCACCGGAGTACTCCTAGGATTGGCGGCGGGCCTAGCCTACGCCCTATTCGTCATATTATCCAAGCATATGCTTGAAAAGGTTCCAAGCCTCACAGTCTCCTTCTACTCCTACCTCTTAGCAGCCGCCTGGATTACGCCTCTGATAATAGGTTTGGACTTCGCGTTGCCGAGGTATTCCTGGATTCTGGTCCTCGTGTTAGGCGTTGTGAACACGGCTTTAGCCGTATCCGTGTATCTTCACGGCTTGAAGCAGGTTAAGGCGCAGGATGCAGCAGTCCTAGCCTACTTGGAGCCTGCAAGCGCCACCGCCTTCGGCTACGTGTTCCTCAGGGAGACCCTGAATTACACAGCCATCCTAGGGGGAATCCTAATAATCCTGGGAGGATACATAACATTATCGAAGGCTCGTCGACATCCCCTTAGGGGAGCCTGA
- a CDS encoding type II toxin-antitoxin system VapC family toxin: MLLIDTNVFLELFLGQEKAEDCERLLEKVSKGEMEATVTKFTIHATEAILNDSSLILAFIRNLQNSLGLNIYETSLEDELASSMLMNSVKLDFGDALQYYVAKKLGVEAIISYDRHFDKLDVTRKEPADLLGVP, encoded by the coding sequence TTGCTCCTAATAGATACAAACGTTTTTCTCGAACTTTTCTTGGGGCAAGAGAAAGCTGAAGATTGCGAGAGACTCCTGGAAAAAGTTTCCAAAGGCGAAATGGAAGCTACCGTTACGAAATTTACGATCCACGCAACTGAAGCTATACTTAATGATTCTTCACTAATCCTCGCCTTCATAAGAAATTTACAAAATTCGCTAGGGTTAAACATATATGAGACTAGTTTAGAAGATGAGCTGGCCTCATCGATGCTAATGAACAGTGTAAAACTTGATTTTGGTGATGCCCTGCAATATTATGTCGCTAAGAAATTAGGTGTAGAGGCGATAATCAGCTACGACAGACACTTCGATAAGTTAGATGTAACGAGGAAGGAGCCAGCGGATCTCCTAGGGGTGCCTTAG
- a CDS encoding radical SAM protein produces MKCKLCGGGGRLLSEVLGVCLECIRSRPEEAKPVIEEVHASIRRSYGLPGKPPRTPNGIGCDLCANECRIGEGDRGYCGLRWNREGRLISSSSPSKALLHAYLDPHVTNCCAAWFCPAGTGAGYPRYSYREGPELGYYNYAVFFYGCNFDCLYCQNASHKSLREAQSVDIERFVGGISRNRRISCICFFGGSPEPQLPFALEASRRLIETVGGDRVLRICFEWNGCGHPSLVDRAAEIALRSGGNIKFDLKCYDPTLSLALSGVSNRRAYENFQRIAERYYDDRPDLPVLTATTLLVPGYVDKREVEGIAEFIASLNPEIPYSLLIFHPDYYMYDLPVTPRRQVEECLEAASKYLRHVHVGNLQLLGLGDL; encoded by the coding sequence ATGAAATGTAAATTGTGCGGTGGAGGGGGCAGGCTTCTATCTGAGGTCCTCGGCGTATGCCTGGAATGCATCAGATCCAGGCCTGAGGAGGCTAAACCCGTGATTGAGGAAGTCCACGCCTCCATAAGGAGGTCCTACGGCTTACCGGGTAAGCCTCCGAGGACTCCTAACGGGATCGGATGCGATCTATGCGCCAACGAATGTCGGATCGGGGAAGGAGACCGAGGGTACTGCGGCCTCCGCTGGAACAGGGAGGGAAGGCTCATAAGCTCCTCATCCCCCAGTAAAGCCCTATTGCATGCGTATTTAGACCCTCATGTAACCAATTGCTGCGCTGCATGGTTCTGTCCAGCCGGCACAGGCGCTGGATACCCGAGATACTCCTATAGGGAGGGCCCTGAACTCGGCTACTACAACTACGCGGTCTTCTTCTATGGATGCAACTTCGACTGCCTCTACTGCCAGAACGCATCCCATAAGAGCCTCCGCGAGGCGCAGAGCGTGGACATCGAAAGGTTCGTGGGGGGGATCTCAAGGAACCGGAGGATCTCATGCATATGCTTCTTCGGGGGCTCCCCGGAGCCCCAGCTCCCATTCGCCCTAGAAGCTAGCAGGAGGCTCATCGAAACCGTTGGGGGAGACAGGGTCTTAAGGATATGCTTCGAATGGAATGGGTGCGGCCACCCCAGCCTCGTGGATAGAGCCGCTGAAATAGCATTGAGGAGCGGGGGAAACATAAAATTCGACTTGAAATGCTATGATCCAACCCTGAGCCTCGCCCTGAGCGGCGTATCCAACAGGAGGGCATACGAGAACTTTCAGAGGATAGCGGAGAGATACTACGACGACAGACCGGATCTACCGGTGCTCACGGCTACGACCCTCCTAGTCCCCGGATACGTGGATAAACGGGAGGTCGAAGGGATAGCCGAGTTCATAGCCTCCCTCAACCCTGAGATACCTTACTCCCTGCTCATATTCCATCCAGACTACTACATGTACGATCTACCGGTCACGCCTAGGAGGCAAGTGGAGGAATGCCTCGAAGCCGCCTCGAAATATCTCAGACATGTCCATGTGGGTAACCTGCAGCTCCTAGGCTTAGGAGACCTATAG
- a CDS encoding M23 family metallopeptidase gives MHDPELLSKDIYYAGNYIRIKHIDSLYDNIYSYYEHLLIVFVGQGDKVKRGQLIGKCGSSGRKPVEPHLHFELHNRDWSPINPYRNINNPNSRCYWTKDNDPQYP, from the coding sequence ATCCACGATCCGGAACTCCTCAGCAAGGATATATATTATGCTGGGAATTATATCAGAATAAAGCACATAGATAGTTTATATGATAATATTTATTCTTATTATGAACATTTATTGATTGTATTTGTAGGGCAAGGTGACAAAGTGAAAAGAGGTCAGTTAATAGGGAAATGTGGTTCTAGTGGAAGAAAACCAGTAGAACCTCATTTACATTTTGAATTACATAATAGAGATTGGAGCCCTATAAATCCATATCGCAACATAAATAACCCGAATTCCAGGTGCTATTGGACCAAGGATAATGATCCCCAATATCCCTAA
- a CDS encoding tryptophan-rich sensory protein: MGSHLLRRRGAAMKLILSIILCQVVGVIGSIFTSSSISTWYPSLVKPAFTPPNWVFAPVWTILYLLMGLSLFLILIKGGEKGRLKPALSIFAVQLFLNGLWSYLFFGLRNPLYGLVGIILLWVTILITIVEASKISRLAAVLLIPYLAWVTIAATLNFYLWRLNV, from the coding sequence ATGGGAAGCCATTTATTGAGGCGTCGAGGAGCTGCAATGAAGCTCATCCTTTCGATTATACTATGCCAAGTTGTAGGGGTGATAGGTTCGATCTTCACCTCTTCATCCATCTCCACATGGTATCCCAGCCTTGTAAAGCCTGCATTCACGCCTCCGAACTGGGTTTTCGCCCCAGTCTGGACGATCCTATACCTGTTGATGGGCTTATCCCTATTCCTGATACTGATTAAGGGGGGAGAGAAAGGGAGGTTGAAGCCAGCCTTATCCATCTTCGCCGTACAATTGTTCCTGAACGGCTTATGGTCTTACCTCTTCTTCGGCTTAAGAAATCCCCTGTACGGGTTAGTAGGGATAATACTCCTATGGGTCACGATACTCATCACCATAGTTGAGGCCTCTAAGATTAGTAGGCTTGCGGCTGTGCTGCTCATACCGTACCTCGCCTGGGTTACCATCGCGGCCACTCTAAACTTCTACCTCTGGAGGCTTAACGTGTGA
- a CDS encoding type II toxin-antitoxin system VapC family toxin, whose amino-acid sequence MPEIVVVDASVVVKWFVEEKGSDEAIKIRDRYIEGEIKLIAPEIITFEVLNALYYKGLFSEDELKEVSEALDAFSFELYSLRGEYNRRTIEAAYKNNITIYDASYIALATMRNSYMYTADEKLVGELREDYRPYIKGIY is encoded by the coding sequence ATGCCAGAAATAGTGGTAGTTGATGCAAGCGTAGTAGTCAAATGGTTCGTAGAGGAGAAGGGCTCCGACGAGGCCATAAAGATTAGAGACCGGTACATTGAGGGGGAAATAAAACTAATAGCACCTGAAATCATCACCTTCGAAGTTTTGAATGCCCTGTACTATAAGGGGCTCTTCTCCGAAGATGAGCTGAAAGAAGTTTCAGAGGCACTAGATGCCTTTTCATTTGAGTTGTACTCCCTCAGGGGAGAGTACAACAGAAGAACCATAGAGGCCGCATATAAAAACAATATAACAATATACGACGCTTCCTACATAGCCTTAGCTACGATGAGAAACTCCTACATGTATACAGCTGATGAAAAATTAGTAGGTGAATTAAGAGAGGACTATCGTCCATACATCAAAGGAATATACTAA
- a CDS encoding nucleotidyltransferase domain-containing protein — protein MSNLRKIVETISRFGGVVGILLFGSMARGDYDEYSDYDLLVVFEDKSAMWREWDELFKAVGSFGLNIHVIPISLEELKEVNPVFLEELSKNGRVLFARLPMEASLKPIPLKPFSLIVYSMAGLNYKDKMKISYFLYRKGGEGFVAKAGGAKLNEGCILVPKDAANEILGFLSEFGIKARKLEVELREESLKRF, from the coding sequence GTGTCAAACTTAAGGAAAATCGTTGAGACGATATCCAGGTTTGGGGGCGTCGTGGGGATCTTACTCTTCGGGAGCATGGCTAGAGGAGACTACGATGAATACTCGGATTATGACTTGCTCGTCGTTTTCGAGGACAAATCTGCGATGTGGAGGGAATGGGATGAATTATTTAAAGCTGTTGGCAGTTTCGGATTAAATATCCATGTAATTCCTATAAGCTTAGAAGAGCTTAAAGAGGTCAACCCAGTGTTTTTAGAGGAACTTTCCAAAAATGGAAGGGTTCTCTTCGCCCGCCTCCCCATGGAGGCCTCCCTAAAGCCCATACCATTGAAGCCTTTCAGCCTTATCGTTTACAGCATGGCTGGCTTAAACTATAAAGATAAGATGAAGATTTCATATTTCCTTTATAGAAAGGGCGGTGAAGGGTTCGTCGCTAAAGCTGGGGGAGCCAAACTTAACGAAGGCTGCATTTTAGTCCCGAAGGATGCAGCCAATGAAATCTTAGGATTCCTAAGCGAGTTCGGCATCAAAGCTAGAAAGCTTGAAGTAGAGTTAAGAGAGGAGTCCCTCAAGCGTTTTTAA
- a CDS encoding S8 family serine peptidase encodes MPGVGALDLPSHPSTLGGAANREMSLLEGFPNEGEFRVILELDGAHVDSFVKRISNMGGVIEGVHGNLLQVMVNPQLLRDLAGDPIVLGVRRPATPILYGFTSEGVEFIRADLVHSQGFLGEGVDVAVIDVGFDPSNPEIAGNVVEVKSFRIDKDIRGGGGEYEAHGTGCAEIVVDVAPEARLRLINFETDLEFLEAVDYAVSKGVRIITTSIGFVNVGPYNGRSYISEAADEAAQHGILFVASAGNAALSHWMGAFRDDDGDGLHNFTPGDETNDLELDGGEAVRIYLSWDDWPSSTQDYDLYLYDEGLNLLASSTNPQTGFQPPTESISFTAPAPGVYRIVVARSKASGMNNLHLFCFSRELEHHVEEGSVTPPADAVGALAVGAVSIPDGMVEPYSSRGPTDDGRVKPDLAAPDGVSTSSYGSLAFHGTSASTPHVAGVAALLLSANRSLTLDGLREILESTASDKGAPGKDNLYGAGLIDAYRALGAAYRTVAKASISIHAHPDGYQYPSEPPQELQVKISASYIYDGMAVSLSAVTPLQIHVDMGSPASITVESTPPGYIWHEWDNYGYGRTASKTLELTIKGDHVAIAYFTEILDNNTVVNPPSPGGFATLEVHAHPLDVEYPNEPSEELPLKVSVSYVFNRTMRRDEALIGPNPLKITLDQNSTSTLSAIGVPDGYAWRGWEVAGGGSTMDETVQVSVKGNGSVAVVAYLEPLTVGEAGFTVAAEPARIVFIPGQELNFTVHVKPMNGFDGEVSLMVEAPPGVEAEITPDRIRPPGTAVLTLRIGRGAEADLEVTVKAVFQGHAAEGKITLQAWRIPGFQPSSTILGLAAGLAAVILRRMHRPRHPRRI; translated from the coding sequence TTGCCAGGCGTAGGAGCTTTAGATCTGCCGTCTCATCCATCCACGCTCGGGGGCGCCGCCAATAGGGAGATGAGCCTCCTCGAGGGCTTCCCGAATGAGGGGGAGTTCAGGGTGATCCTGGAGCTGGACGGGGCCCACGTGGACTCTTTCGTTAAGAGGATCTCCAATATGGGAGGCGTGATCGAAGGGGTGCATGGGAACCTTTTACAGGTGATGGTTAACCCCCAGCTCTTGAGGGATTTGGCCGGCGATCCCATCGTATTGGGGGTGAGGAGGCCAGCCACCCCTATATTATACGGTTTCACCAGCGAGGGCGTCGAGTTCATCAGGGCCGACCTGGTTCACTCCCAGGGCTTCCTAGGCGAGGGTGTGGATGTCGCAGTGATAGATGTGGGGTTCGACCCCTCAAACCCTGAGATAGCGGGTAACGTGGTGGAGGTTAAATCCTTCAGGATCGACAAGGACATAAGGGGCGGAGGCGGCGAGTACGAGGCCCATGGAACCGGATGCGCCGAGATAGTGGTCGACGTGGCCCCTGAAGCCCGCCTACGCCTGATAAATTTTGAGACGGATCTGGAATTTCTTGAGGCTGTGGACTACGCCGTTTCGAAGGGAGTGAGGATCATAACGACATCCATAGGATTCGTGAACGTCGGACCCTACAACGGTAGAAGCTACATATCCGAGGCGGCTGATGAGGCGGCGCAGCATGGGATCCTCTTCGTAGCATCCGCGGGTAACGCGGCCCTCTCCCATTGGATGGGGGCCTTCAGGGACGATGATGGGGACGGGCTCCATAACTTCACTCCCGGGGACGAGACTAACGACTTAGAACTGGATGGGGGGGAGGCTGTAAGGATCTATCTCAGCTGGGACGACTGGCCCTCCTCAACCCAGGACTACGACCTATACCTCTACGATGAGGGTTTAAACCTTTTAGCATCGTCAACCAACCCCCAGACGGGTTTCCAGCCCCCAACCGAATCCATATCCTTCACAGCACCCGCCCCGGGCGTCTACCGGATAGTGGTGGCAAGGTCGAAGGCCTCAGGGATGAATAACCTCCACCTGTTCTGTTTCTCAAGGGAGCTGGAGCACCACGTGGAGGAGGGGAGCGTAACGCCCCCGGCGGACGCCGTAGGGGCCTTGGCAGTTGGGGCCGTATCCATCCCGGACGGGATGGTGGAACCCTACAGCTCCAGGGGGCCCACCGACGACGGCAGGGTGAAGCCGGACCTCGCAGCCCCGGATGGCGTATCCACGTCCTCCTATGGGAGCCTAGCCTTCCACGGCACATCGGCTTCGACGCCCCACGTCGCGGGGGTGGCGGCCCTCCTCCTAAGCGCCAACAGATCCCTCACCCTGGATGGGCTGAGGGAGATACTGGAATCCACAGCCTCCGATAAAGGGGCGCCAGGTAAAGATAACCTATACGGAGCGGGCCTAATAGACGCCTATAGGGCTTTAGGGGCGGCATACAGGACCGTCGCGAAGGCATCGATATCCATACATGCGCATCCGGACGGATATCAGTATCCCAGCGAACCCCCTCAGGAGCTGCAGGTCAAAATCTCAGCCTCATACATATATGATGGAATGGCGGTCTCCCTCTCAGCCGTGACCCCGCTTCAAATCCATGTGGACATGGGCAGTCCCGCATCCATCACCGTGGAATCCACACCACCAGGATACATATGGCATGAATGGGACAACTACGGCTATGGGAGGACCGCCTCCAAAACCCTGGAGCTGACCATAAAAGGGGACCACGTGGCAATAGCATACTTCACGGAGATCCTCGACAATAACACGGTTGTTAATCCGCCGAGCCCCGGCGGCTTCGCAACCCTGGAGGTGCACGCCCACCCCTTAGACGTCGAGTATCCGAATGAACCCTCCGAGGAGCTCCCCCTAAAAGTAAGCGTCTCATACGTTTTCAACCGTACGATGCGCAGGGATGAGGCTCTCATAGGGCCGAATCCGCTGAAGATAACGCTGGATCAAAACTCCACCTCCACCCTGTCGGCTATAGGGGTCCCCGACGGCTATGCCTGGCGTGGCTGGGAAGTCGCCGGCGGGGGATCCACCATGGATGAAACCGTTCAAGTATCCGTTAAGGGTAATGGTAGTGTAGCCGTGGTAGCCTATCTTGAGCCTTTAACCGTTGGGGAGGCAGGGTTCACGGTGGCCGCTGAGCCTGCGAGGATAGTGTTCATCCCAGGCCAGGAATTGAACTTCACCGTCCATGTAAAACCTATGAATGGGTTCGACGGAGAGGTATCCCTCATGGTTGAGGCCCCGCCTGGGGTGGAGGCTGAGATAACCCCCGATAGGATCCGGCCCCCGGGAACCGCTGTGTTAACCTTGAGGATAGGGAGGGGGGCCGAGGCCGACCTGGAGGTAACAGTTAAAGCGGTGTTCCAAGGCCACGCCGCGGAGGGCAAGATCACGCTGCAAGCTTGGAGGATACCGGGCTTCCAGCCCTCCTCGACGATACTGGGGTTAGCAGCGGGGCTCGCGGCGGTGATCCTCCGGAGGATGCATCGCCCAAGGCATCCGCGGCGTATTTAA
- a CDS encoding ATP-dependent Clp protease proteolytic subunit gives MEVPEGSLLGFIIWLVFLSFFIWPQMRQKMLQSARLSLINRLEKTIGSRVITLIHRQERISLFGIPFYRYIDIEDSEQILRAIKMTSPDTPITLIIHTPGGLVLAAAQIALALKGHPAKTTVIVPHFAMSGGTLIALAADEIIMDPYAVLGPVDPQLTDQGGRAIPAVSVLRAVREKGIKKVEDETLIKADVAEKAIRQLEELLIELTEARMGREKAEELAKSLVHGKWTHDYPITPTKLRELGLQVKTEVPVEVYKLMDLYPQPPQARPSVEFIPGPYMPPERRTAERR, from the coding sequence ATGGAGGTGCCTGAAGGCAGTCTGCTGGGTTTTATCATCTGGTTGGTCTTCCTCTCCTTCTTCATATGGCCCCAAATGAGGCAGAAAATGCTACAGTCCGCGAGGCTCAGCCTGATCAATAGACTAGAGAAGACGATTGGCTCAAGAGTCATTACATTAATCCATAGGCAGGAGCGGATTTCACTATTTGGCATCCCTTTTTACAGGTACATAGACATAGAAGACTCTGAGCAGATCCTGAGAGCTATAAAGATGACCTCTCCTGACACGCCAATAACGTTAATCATCCACACGCCTGGGGGGCTCGTGCTAGCCGCAGCCCAGATCGCCTTGGCATTGAAGGGGCATCCAGCCAAGACGACGGTCATCGTGCCGCATTTCGCGATGAGCGGAGGAACCCTGATAGCTTTAGCGGCTGATGAGATAATAATGGATCCATATGCCGTGCTCGGCCCAGTCGATCCCCAGCTCACAGATCAGGGAGGCAGAGCGATCCCGGCGGTTTCCGTCCTGAGGGCGGTTAGGGAGAAGGGGATTAAGAAGGTTGAGGATGAAACTTTGATTAAAGCCGATGTGGCTGAAAAGGCTATCCGCCAATTAGAGGAGCTACTAATCGAGCTGACTGAGGCTAGAATGGGGAGGGAGAAAGCGGAAGAGCTCGCCAAGTCCTTGGTGCATGGCAAGTGGACGCATGATTATCCAATTACACCTACGAAGCTTAGAGAGCTCGGTCTACAAGTTAAAACTGAGGTGCCGGTGGAGGTGTATAAGTTGATGGACTTGTATCCTCAGCCTCCCCAAGCCAGGCCCAGCGTTGAATTCATTCCGGGACCTTACATGCCACCGGAGAGGAGGACGGCAGAACGTAGGTAA
- a CDS encoding radical SAM protein, with protein MIENIQMFKGFVENPVARSLLGGASGFCVRDGKSRLEVALELFSGVREKRDACLRCRLAAKLLNPVLGAGAKAFNVSMDEMRRTFRDPYWRRGLASVVKGLAYFGVRKPFVPGAPFQVVWEVTGVCNLRCKHCSASAGSTAGDLSTGEALDAVEKLADMGVTIIAFSGGEPLIRRDIFQLARAAADHGVYVAMATNGTLITDAVADKLKEVGVEYLQISLDGASPETHDSFRGIPGSFQRTIEGIRRAVERDFFVNISTTVTRLNYREVPRIIELCEGLRVDWFMFYNFIPTGRGRDIVDLDLTPREREELLKTLYERNKESPMKLLSTAPQFARVALQVEGCREAAVIPTHFYNIETKGRIEQLAEFIGGCGAGRFYFAMKPNGDLQPCVFFPLKLGNIKETNLDEMWRKNKVLLELRDKDLLQGHCGECPYRYNCGGCRARAYAYFGDHLAPDPGCINNEEAYLKALESVKEITAVQA; from the coding sequence TTGATAGAGAATATCCAGATGTTCAAGGGCTTCGTGGAGAACCCCGTGGCCAGGAGCCTGCTAGGAGGGGCTTCGGGCTTCTGCGTTAGAGACGGTAAGAGCAGGCTCGAGGTCGCCCTGGAGTTGTTCTCCGGCGTCAGGGAGAAGAGAGACGCCTGCCTCAGGTGCAGGCTCGCCGCCAAGCTTTTAAACCCCGTGTTAGGGGCGGGCGCTAAGGCCTTCAACGTCTCGATGGATGAGATGCGCCGGACCTTCAGGGATCCCTACTGGAGGCGTGGCTTAGCCAGCGTCGTAAAGGGCTTAGCCTACTTCGGGGTTCGGAAGCCCTTCGTCCCAGGGGCGCCCTTCCAGGTCGTATGGGAGGTCACAGGCGTATGCAACCTGAGGTGTAAGCATTGCTCCGCGAGCGCCGGCTCCACGGCCGGGGACTTATCCACCGGGGAGGCCTTGGACGCCGTTGAGAAGCTGGCTGATATGGGCGTCACAATCATAGCGTTCTCCGGGGGGGAACCCCTAATCCGCAGGGATATATTCCAGCTCGCCCGGGCCGCGGCAGACCACGGAGTATACGTGGCCATGGCCACCAATGGAACCCTCATAACCGACGCCGTGGCGGATAAGCTTAAAGAGGTGGGCGTGGAATATCTGCAGATAAGTCTGGACGGCGCCAGCCCCGAAACCCATGACAGCTTCAGAGGGATCCCCGGATCCTTCCAGCGTACAATAGAGGGTATACGGAGAGCTGTCGAGAGGGATTTCTTCGTGAACATCTCCACCACCGTGACGAGGCTCAACTACCGGGAGGTCCCAAGGATCATAGAGCTATGCGAAGGCTTAAGGGTGGACTGGTTCATGTTCTACAACTTCATACCCACAGGGCGCGGCAGGGACATCGTGGACCTGGACCTAACCCCTAGGGAGAGGGAGGAGCTCCTGAAGACCCTATACGAGAGGAATAAGGAGTCGCCGATGAAACTCCTATCCACAGCGCCCCAGTTCGCGAGGGTGGCCCTGCAGGTGGAGGGGTGCAGGGAGGCCGCCGTGATCCCCACCCACTTCTACAACATCGAGACGAAGGGGCGTATAGAGCAGCTGGCCGAGTTCATAGGGGGATGCGGAGCCGGCAGGTTCTACTTCGCCATGAAGCCCAACGGGGACCTGCAGCCATGCGTATTCTTCCCATTGAAGCTGGGCAACATAAAGGAGACGAACCTTGACGAGATGTGGCGTAAAAACAAGGTGCTGCTCGAGCTCAGGGATAAGGACCTCCTCCAAGGCCACTGCGGCGAATGCCCATACCGGTACAACTGTGGCGGCTGCAGGGCCAGGGCCTACGCATATTTCGGGGATCACCTGGCCCCAGACCCGGGCTGCATAAACAACGAGGAAGCATACCTGAAAGCCCTGGAATCGGTGAAGGAGATAACAGCCGTACAAGCCTAG